One genomic region from Bactrocera tryoni isolate S06 chromosome 3, CSIRO_BtryS06_freeze2, whole genome shotgun sequence encodes:
- the LOC120771400 gene encoding uncharacterized protein LOC120771400, producing MDAVTLNNTSKDTNGISPKTNDEDTGFTSCGTHLDIKGRKLTIRMLRMNLGTLVTISPQGNESLNEMGVACPAVYAGASSSSTTLFGPEYASNSQRLADLWSKRYKRQFIVSCNVQTNDIDSANIEKALSDWICANV from the coding sequence ATGGATGCAGTTACATTAAATAACACCAGTAAAGACACAAATGGAATATCGCCCAAGACAAATGACGAAGATACCGGATTTACTTCCTGCGGCACACACTTGGATATTAAAGGCAGAAAGTTGACAATACGCATGCTGCGTATGAATTTAGGTACTCTCGTTACCATATCTCCTCAAGGCAACGAAAGTCTTAATGAAATGGGAGTTGCATGTCCGGCGGTATATGCCGGAGCATCCTCATCAAGCACAACATTATTCGGGCCAGAATATGCCTCAAACTCGCAACGTTTAGCGGATTTATGGAGCAAACGCTACAAGCGGCAATTTATAGTAAGCTGCAATGTACAAACCAATGACATTGATAGCGCTAACATAGAAAAGGCTTTAAGCGACTGGATATGCGCGAATGTGTAA